The Nitrosococcus watsonii C-113 genome includes the window TTCAATATCCAGCCTAATTTAATGGCTAATAATACCCTCAAATACCGCCGCATCGATCCTCAACAGCGGGCGTGGCTGAGGAAGGAATGGAATCGTCCCTTGCTCTGGCCCCTGGGGGCATTGTTAGTGGTCCTGGTCTTGGGAGCGGCGCCTGCGGTGGTCACCTACTGGCGCAAAGAATATCGTCCGGGCCAGGCAGCGGTCCTAGGAGAAGCCAGGGGAAGCCGGAGGAAAGCGTCTGGATAGCACCAGGCCAAGCATTATTAGCGGTATGTCCTGAAATCATCGTCTATACTGCTGTTAGAGCGTTCAGCTGCGATTAAATTAAAAACTTAAAAGAATTGCGTCCCCCTGTTAGTTAAAGGGGGTTTGCTATTTATTCTTGCTAGTAGGTTGCTATCAATGGGAGCGGTATCCTCAAAGACTGCGAGGCGGATTAGGTCCATCCGGCATCTTTTATGTTGCAATATAAGCGGGGTGTTTCTTGGCGCGAGCGTCTTAGGAATAATGGGGTGCGAGGGACCACAGTCGGCGCTTGATCCGGCGGGGCGGGGGGCGGAGCAGATTGCCCAGCTTTTCTGGTGGCTGGTTGCCGTTAATACCTTTATCTGGTTTTTAGTCGTGGGCCTGGCTGTGTATGCTAGCCAGATTCGGCCTGGCGCGCACCTTCACCGCCGGGCCAAGCTCCTGATCATTGGCGGCGGCGTCATCTTTCCCCTAATAGTGCTCACTGCGTATCTGACCTATGGCTTATCGCTGATGCCAGGATTGCTAAAGCCAGCCGCCCCGGATAACTTACAGATCGCTGTTTCCGGCGAGCAGTGGTGGTGGCGGGTCCGCTATCTTTCTTCTAGTGGGGAGGAAGTCATCGAGCTTGCCAATGAAATCCGCCTCCCGCTGGGGGAGCCGGTTAACTTGTTTCTTGACAGCCCGGATGTTATTCACTCTTTTTGGGTACCCGCCCTAGCTGGCAAGGTAGACATGATTCCGGGGCGGGTTAGCCGGCTGACGTTGACAGCTACTCAAATCGGCGTTTACCGCGGGGTCTGCGCCGAGTACTGTGGCACCGCCCATGCGCTTATGAAACTGGATGTCGTGGTGATGAGGCCGGATGTTTTCGCCGCCTGGCTGGCGCGCCAGGGACAGCCAGCGGCGGCGCCCCAGCAGGCGCTGGCGGCGCGCGGCCAGGAGTTATTCTTGTTCGCAGGCTGTAGCGCCTGTCACACTATCCGCGGCACGGCGGCCGACGGCCAGGTAGGGCCTGATCTTACCCACGTGGGCAGCCGGCTAGGCCTGGGTGCTGGCACCCTACCCAACAAACCGGCGGCGTTTCTACGCTGGATCGCCCATACCGAAAAAGTCAAGCCAGGAGTCCACATGCCCGCCTTCGGGATGTTGCCCGAAAAGGACTTGCGGGCGCTGGCGATGTTCTTGGAAGGATTGCAGTAAACGACCGTCAGCTTAAGCAGACGGTTCTTTGCTAGGACTTAGCTAGGACTTATGTATTTAAACAGCCTGCAAACTCAGCCTTTTACAGAGGGTTTCCACCTGGCAATCCCTCCAGGCATCTTCGCCGGTTTACGCATAGCCGTAGGCGGCAGGGCTCAGGAGAGCAGCGATGGGTTACGCGGCGTACCTGTCTACCTACGCTATTGCGACAGGCAATTTAAACGCAACGCACCCAGGTGCTGGAGCAATCGTAACACATTGAACAGGAGGATGGCGCTTCCTCCGTCGCCTAAAGGCGGCGGTCTCCGCGCCTAATATTTTATGAAAGAGTCGGAGAAGCCATTCGAAAAATCCCCCCGGGATGTAGAACCTCTCGCCGAAGCCCCGCCGCTGGCAGTCCAGCGCGCCCAGGAAGAGCGGTTGCTGCAAGCCTGGAAAACGCCACGGGGGTGGCGTTACTGGTCGGCTGTTAATAACTCGGAAGTGGGCGTATGGTACACGGCGGCCGCCTTCGCTTTTTTCCTCTTTGGGGGCATTCTGGCGCTGCTGATGCGCGCTCAGCTTGCGGTGCCGGAAAACGATTTCGTCTCGGCCGATACTTATAACCAGCTTTTCACGCTCCACGGCTCGGTGATGATGTTTCTGTTTGCTGTGCCGCTTTTTGAAGCCTTTTCCATTTTTGTCTTGCCGGAAATGCTGGGTGCCCGGGATCTGCCTTTTCCACGCCTGTCCGCCTATGGCTTTTGGAGTTTTGTGCTGGGGGGCGTTTTCGTCTGCGGCTCCATTTTTTTTAACGCCGCCCCCCAAGGCGGCTGGTTTATGTACCCACCGCTAGCGACCCGGTACCAGCCGGGCGTGGGGAACGATATTTGGCTGCTGGGCCTGAGTTTTATTGAATTGGCTTCCATTGCCGCCGCCGTTGAGATTATCGTGGGGGTATTGAAGACCCGGCCGCCGGGCATGCGGATTAACCTCATCCCCCTCTATGGCTGGTATATTCTGGTGGTGGCCTGCATGGTGCTATTCGCCTTTCCGCCGCTGATTGCCGGGGATATTCTGTTCGAGCTGGAGCGGATGCTGGACTGGCCCTTTTTCGATGTGGCCCGGGGCGGGGACCCGCTTTTATGGCAGCATCTTTTCTGGATTTTTGGGCATCCGGAAGTCTATATCATTTTTCTGCCCTCCATCGCGCTGGTGGCGATGATCGTGCCAACATTCGCCCGCACCCCCATGGTGGGATATAGCTGGATCGTATTGGCGGCGGTGGGCACCGGTTTTCTGAGCTTTGGCCTTTGGGTGCATCACATGTTCACCACTGGCCTGCCGGGAGTCTCGCTAGGGTTTTTCTCTGCGGCTTCGGTGGCCGTGGCTATTCCCACGGGGGTGCAGATTTTCTGCTTTATCGCCACCCTGCTGGCGGGCCGGGTGGTGCGCTCGACTTCCATGCTCTTTGTCCTTGGCGGCCTGGTCATTTTCGTCCTTGGGGGGTTGACCGGCGTCATGGTAGCTCTGGTCCCCTTTAATACGCAGGCCCATGATACCTATTTCATTGTGGCCCATCTCCATTACGTGCTGATTGGCGGCGCGGTTTTTCCGGTGCTCGCCGCTTTTTATTATTTTTTCCCCATGGTCAATGGCAAGAAGCTCTCGGACCGGCTGGGAAAGATTGCCTTTTGGCTGATATTTACCGGCTTTAATGTGACTTTTTTTCCCATGCACCTAAGCGGCCTGCAAGGGCTGCCCCGGCGGGTGTTCACTTATCCTGCCGATACGGGTTTTGATGGATTGAACCTGATTTCAACCGTGGGCGCCTTCATTCTGGCGGCGGGAGTGGCCGTGTTTGTTGGGGATGTCCTCCGGCCCCGAAAGAAACAGCCCTACGCCGAGCGCAATCCCTGGGGCGCGGGCACCCTGGAATGGTTGACCCAGATGCCCGGCAAGCCTTGGGGCACCCGCTCCATTCCCGAGATCGACGGCCGCTATCCGTTGTGGGATCAGCCCAACTTCATGCGCGATGTGGACGAGGGGCGCTTCTACCTGCCCGATGCCGAAGAGGGGAAGCGGGAGACCATTATTACCTCCACCATTGACG containing:
- the coxB gene encoding cytochrome c oxidase subunit II, coding for MGCEGPQSALDPAGRGAEQIAQLFWWLVAVNTFIWFLVVGLAVYASQIRPGAHLHRRAKLLIIGGGVIFPLIVLTAYLTYGLSLMPGLLKPAAPDNLQIAVSGEQWWWRVRYLSSSGEEVIELANEIRLPLGEPVNLFLDSPDVIHSFWVPALAGKVDMIPGRVSRLTLTATQIGVYRGVCAEYCGTAHALMKLDVVVMRPDVFAAWLARQGQPAAAPQQALAARGQELFLFAGCSACHTIRGTAADGQVGPDLTHVGSRLGLGAGTLPNKPAAFLRWIAHTEKVKPGVHMPAFGMLPEKDLRALAMFLEGLQ
- the ctaD gene encoding cytochrome c oxidase subunit I, with protein sequence MKESEKPFEKSPRDVEPLAEAPPLAVQRAQEERLLQAWKTPRGWRYWSAVNNSEVGVWYTAAAFAFFLFGGILALLMRAQLAVPENDFVSADTYNQLFTLHGSVMMFLFAVPLFEAFSIFVLPEMLGARDLPFPRLSAYGFWSFVLGGVFVCGSIFFNAAPQGGWFMYPPLATRYQPGVGNDIWLLGLSFIELASIAAAVEIIVGVLKTRPPGMRINLIPLYGWYILVVACMVLFAFPPLIAGDILFELERMLDWPFFDVARGGDPLLWQHLFWIFGHPEVYIIFLPSIALVAMIVPTFARTPMVGYSWIVLAAVGTGFLSFGLWVHHMFTTGLPGVSLGFFSAASVAVAIPTGVQIFCFIATLLAGRVVRSTSMLFVLGGLVIFVLGGLTGVMVALVPFNTQAHDTYFIVAHLHYVLIGGAVFPVLAAFYYFFPMVNGKKLSDRLGKIAFWLIFTGFNVTFFPMHLSGLQGLPRRVFTYPADTGFDGLNLISTVGAFILAAGVAVFVGDVLRPRKKQPYAERNPWGAGTLEWLTQMPGKPWGTRSIPEIDGRYPLWDQPNFMRDVDEGRFYLPDAEEGKRETIITSTIDAQPLQCLRVPGPTFLTFFAALFTGGVFIFATFHWWWLTVISGVLALGAILVWLWTGTALLPEKSQKDVGLGLTLPLYASGPKSVGWWAMLITMIGDMTAYAGLVFGYFFYWTVHDDFPPDPSPGPGLFWPLVAGALLVGAWLLTVLAWYWNRRNWAAGFYGALVAAIALALAGGLALFAGPWLAGLDPTLHVYPAIVWVLVLWTLLHVAIGVVMQLYCIARRWAGKLSARHDIDIVNVRLYWHFMAITAAVTIAIIAGFPLVA